Proteins encoded by one window of Kribbella flavida DSM 17836:
- a CDS encoding sugar phosphate isomerase/epimerase family protein produces MARPITLFTGQWADLPFEEVARLAADWGYDGLEIACWGDHLDVRKAAEDDTYVQNRRDILDKYNLKVWTISNHLLGQAVCDDPIDQRHQAILPAHIWGDGDAEGVRQRAAEEMQTTARAARALGVDVVVGFTGSAIWKTVAMFPPVPPEMIDAGYADFADRWNPILDVFDEVGVKFAHEVHPSEIAYDYWSTTRTLEAIGHREAFGLNWDPSHFVWQDLDPVGFLWDFKDRICHVDCKDAKRQVGNGRNGRMGSHLAWGDPRRGWDFVSTGHGDVPWEACFRMLNTIGYDGPISVEWEDAGMDRLVGAPEALQFVKSLAFDPPSASFDAAFSS; encoded by the coding sequence ATGGCTCGACCGATCACCCTGTTCACCGGCCAGTGGGCCGACCTCCCGTTCGAGGAAGTGGCCCGGCTGGCCGCCGACTGGGGCTACGACGGCCTGGAGATCGCCTGCTGGGGTGACCACCTCGACGTCCGCAAGGCCGCCGAGGACGACACCTACGTGCAGAACCGCCGCGACATCCTCGACAAGTACAACCTCAAGGTCTGGACGATCTCGAACCACCTGCTCGGCCAGGCGGTCTGCGACGACCCGATCGACCAGCGCCACCAGGCGATCCTGCCCGCGCACATCTGGGGCGACGGCGACGCCGAGGGCGTCCGGCAGCGCGCGGCTGAGGAGATGCAGACGACCGCCCGGGCGGCCCGCGCGCTCGGCGTCGACGTGGTCGTCGGCTTCACCGGCTCGGCGATCTGGAAGACCGTCGCGATGTTCCCGCCGGTCCCGCCGGAGATGATCGACGCCGGGTACGCCGACTTCGCCGACCGCTGGAACCCGATTCTCGACGTGTTCGACGAGGTCGGGGTGAAGTTCGCGCACGAGGTGCACCCGTCGGAGATCGCCTACGACTACTGGTCGACCACACGCACGCTGGAGGCGATCGGCCACCGCGAGGCGTTCGGCCTGAACTGGGACCCGAGCCACTTCGTCTGGCAGGACCTCGACCCGGTCGGCTTCCTGTGGGACTTCAAGGACCGGATCTGCCACGTCGACTGCAAGGACGCGAAGCGCCAGGTCGGCAACGGCCGCAACGGCCGGATGGGCTCGCACCTGGCCTGGGGCGACCCGCGGCGCGGCTGGGACTTCGTCTCCACCGGGCACGGCGACGTCCCGTGGGAAGCGTGCTTCCGGATGCTGAACACGATCGGGTACGACGGCCCGATCTCGGTCGAGTGGGAGGACGCCGGGATGGACCGGCTGGTCGGCGCCCCCGAGGCGCTGCAGTTCGTGAAGTCGCTGGCCTTCGACCCACCGTCGGCTTCCTTCGACGCGGCGTTCTCCTCCTGA
- a CDS encoding discoidin domain-containing protein, with protein sequence MNLATPPRHTDRRAGPRRAGPRRCRGRSLLAATVAATTLLLGNVVLQAAPAQAATLLSQGKPATASSSEGAGTPASAAVDGNPGTRWSSVFSDPQWLQVDLGAAASVSQVVLRWEAAHATAYRIEVSDDARSWSPIYSTTTGRGGTETLTVNGKGRYVRLYGTQRVGGYGYSLWEFEVHGTPGSDGPQPGNGTVRIAGSQGNWQLLVNGSPYQVKGLTWGPPVTEASRHLPQLRSIGVNTLRTWGTDASSKTLFDAAAANGMRVVAGYWLQPGGGPGSGGCANYVTDAAYKETMLGEIRRWTTEYKDHPGVLLWNVGNESILGLQNCYSGAELEQQRIAYARFVNEGAKAIHAIDPNHPVTSTDAWTGAWPYYQQYSPDLDLLAVNSYGNVCQVKQDWINGGYTKPYILTEGGPAGEWEVPNDVNGVPNEPTDVQKRDGYLRAWNCVTGHTGVALGATLFHYGTENDFGAVWFNIAPGGEKRLSYYAIRQAYGGASGGNTPPVISNMTLSRTTDVPAGSTITVDVAVTDPDGDALSHEFKVGGKYIDNSGSLVTTPSSGTGPFTVTVPQRLGVWKLYDYVRDGKGNVGIETRSFRVVAPPVSGTNVARGKPVTASSYQQVGDGAPFPPSNVTDGNNATRWASDWADPQWLQVDLGQVTSFDRVQLIWEGAYARAYRVEVSDDGNTWRALYSTADGNGDVDDLSVAGSGRYVRLTGTQRGTGFGYSLYEFGVYRR encoded by the coding sequence ATGAACCTCGCGACCCCGCCCCGGCATACCGACCGCCGCGCTGGTCCCCGCCGGGCTGGTCCCCGCCGGTGCCGCGGCCGATCGTTGCTGGCCGCCACCGTCGCGGCGACCACGCTGCTGCTCGGCAACGTCGTCCTGCAGGCGGCACCCGCTCAGGCGGCAACGTTGCTCTCCCAAGGCAAACCCGCCACCGCCTCGTCCTCGGAAGGAGCCGGTACGCCGGCATCGGCCGCGGTGGACGGCAATCCGGGCACCCGGTGGTCCAGCGTCTTCAGCGATCCGCAGTGGCTCCAAGTGGATCTCGGCGCGGCCGCGTCGGTCAGCCAGGTCGTCCTGCGCTGGGAGGCTGCTCACGCCACGGCGTACCGGATCGAGGTGTCCGACGACGCCCGGAGCTGGAGCCCGATCTACAGCACGACCACCGGCCGGGGCGGCACCGAAACCCTGACAGTCAACGGCAAAGGCCGCTACGTGCGGCTCTACGGTACCCAACGGGTCGGCGGCTACGGCTACTCGTTGTGGGAGTTCGAAGTGCACGGTACGCCGGGCTCCGACGGACCGCAGCCAGGCAACGGCACGGTGCGAATCGCCGGTAGTCAGGGCAATTGGCAGCTGCTGGTCAACGGTTCGCCGTACCAGGTGAAGGGTCTGACCTGGGGGCCGCCGGTCACGGAGGCGAGCCGGCACCTGCCGCAGTTGCGGTCGATCGGCGTCAATACGCTGCGTACCTGGGGGACCGACGCCAGTTCGAAGACGCTCTTCGACGCGGCGGCCGCCAACGGGATGCGGGTGGTCGCCGGCTACTGGCTCCAACCTGGTGGTGGACCCGGCAGCGGCGGCTGCGCCAACTACGTCACCGACGCGGCGTACAAGGAGACGATGCTCGGCGAGATCCGCCGCTGGACCACGGAGTACAAGGACCACCCGGGCGTGCTGCTGTGGAACGTGGGCAACGAGTCGATCCTCGGGCTGCAGAACTGCTACTCCGGCGCCGAGCTCGAGCAGCAGCGGATCGCGTACGCCAGGTTCGTGAACGAGGGCGCCAAGGCGATCCACGCGATCGACCCGAACCACCCGGTGACCTCGACCGACGCGTGGACCGGTGCCTGGCCGTACTACCAGCAGTACTCGCCGGACCTCGACCTGCTCGCGGTGAACTCCTACGGCAACGTCTGCCAGGTGAAGCAGGACTGGATCAACGGCGGCTACACCAAGCCGTACATCCTGACCGAGGGCGGCCCGGCCGGCGAGTGGGAGGTGCCGAACGACGTGAACGGCGTACCGAACGAGCCGACCGACGTGCAGAAGCGCGACGGGTATCTGCGGGCCTGGAACTGCGTCACCGGGCACACCGGGGTCGCGCTCGGGGCCACGCTGTTCCACTACGGCACCGAGAACGACTTCGGGGCCGTGTGGTTCAACATCGCCCCGGGCGGCGAGAAGCGGCTGTCGTACTACGCGATCCGGCAGGCGTACGGCGGCGCTTCGGGTGGCAACACCCCGCCGGTGATCAGCAACATGACGCTGAGCCGGACCACCGACGTACCGGCCGGGAGCACCATCACGGTCGACGTCGCGGTCACCGATCCGGACGGGGACGCGCTCTCTCACGAGTTCAAGGTCGGCGGCAAGTACATCGACAACAGCGGCTCCCTGGTGACCACGCCGTCGTCGGGCACCGGGCCGTTCACGGTGACCGTGCCGCAGCGCCTCGGGGTCTGGAAGCTGTACGACTACGTGCGCGACGGCAAGGGCAACGTGGGGATCGAGACCCGCTCGTTCCGGGTGGTCGCGCCGCCGGTCTCCGGCACGAACGTTGCCCGCGGCAAGCCGGTGACCGCGTCGTCGTACCAGCAGGTCGGCGACGGCGCCCCGTTCCCGCCGTCGAACGTGACCGACGGGAACAACGCGACCCGCTGGGCGAGCGACTGGGCCGACCCGCAGTGGCTGCAGGTGGACCTCGGCCAGGTGACGTCCTTCGACCGCGTCCAGCTGATCTGGGAAGGCGCGTACGCCCGGGCGTACCGGGTCGAGGTCTCGGACGACGGGAACACCTGGAGAGCGCTCTACAGCACAGCTGACGGAAACGGTGACGTCGACGACCTCAGCGTCGCCGGCTCCGGCCGCTACGTCCGCCTCACCGGCACCCAGCGAGGCACCGGCTTCGGCTACTCGCTCTACGAGTTCGGCGTCTACCGACGCTGA
- a CDS encoding DUF1996 domain-containing protein, with product MFTRRKKVLLAGGTAALTLSALLTAGLGSSAQADDLVTHREFQVNCTVNHRAGDDPIVFPNLPGASHDHSFVGNRTTNAATTLDSLKAAGAYATTCLNPDDLSAYWWPTMFRGNQPVNQTWHQTIYYKSGIHDYRAVRPFPPGLRYVVGSPTATQEDFRTAPGAVEGWECGDSAHNWDFPANCPAGTQLNIRYQAPSCWNGRDLDSPDHKSHMAYPVNGSCPSSHPKPVPMLEFKIAFPADGNVTDVRLASGRGYTWHYDFFNAWDEQTLAALVSHCINGGLQCNSKGFDLYKPERGQVLGDNYRLPGRP from the coding sequence GTGTTCACCAGAAGGAAGAAAGTCCTGCTCGCCGGCGGCACCGCCGCCCTCACCCTCAGTGCCTTGCTCACCGCCGGCCTCGGCTCGTCCGCTCAGGCCGACGACCTGGTCACCCACCGGGAGTTCCAGGTCAACTGCACGGTCAACCACCGGGCCGGCGACGACCCGATCGTGTTCCCCAACCTGCCCGGCGCGTCGCACGACCACAGCTTCGTCGGCAACCGGACGACCAACGCCGCCACCACGCTCGACAGCCTCAAGGCGGCCGGCGCCTACGCGACCACCTGCCTCAACCCCGACGACCTGTCGGCGTACTGGTGGCCGACCATGTTCCGCGGCAACCAGCCCGTGAACCAGACCTGGCACCAGACCATCTACTACAAGTCCGGCATCCACGACTACCGTGCCGTCCGGCCGTTCCCGCCCGGCCTGCGGTACGTCGTCGGCAGCCCGACCGCGACCCAGGAGGACTTCCGCACCGCTCCCGGCGCCGTCGAGGGCTGGGAGTGCGGCGACTCAGCGCACAACTGGGACTTCCCGGCGAACTGCCCGGCCGGGACCCAGCTCAACATCCGCTACCAGGCTCCGAGCTGCTGGAACGGACGTGACCTCGACTCTCCCGACCACAAGAGCCACATGGCGTACCCGGTGAACGGGTCCTGCCCCAGCAGTCATCCCAAACCGGTCCCGATGCTGGAGTTCAAGATCGCGTTCCCCGCGGACGGCAACGTCACCGACGTCCGGCTGGCGAGCGGACGGGGGTACACCTGGCACTACGACTTCTTCAACGCCTGGGACGAGCAGACGCTGGCGGCCCTGGTGAGCCACTGCATCAACGGTGGCCTGCAGTGCAACTCGAAGGGCTTCGACCTCTACAAGCCCGAGCGCGGTCAGGTCCTCGGCGACAACTACCGGTTGCCCGGACGCCCCTGA